The DNA window GTGGACTTTTACCTTTTAGTGttacaacaataatataaatatggtaccattattaaaaatagtatagtaaattgttaaaaaatcttTCAGTTTAAAGTACTATTGGTTAATTCATGCTCATACAACCTTGTGCAGTACATCACACTTCAAAAGGGGGATGTTATAATTCCTGTTGTTCCCTTATTCCCCTTAGGGGTTCAGGGAAAAAGGTGTTTGGAATGAAAATTGGTTCGTAAATTAAAATCAGAAGGTAAAGATAAAGGGAAAAATTGTGGTGATAtgattagtggagtaccacaggaatCTGTACTAGAACCACTGCTCTTCcaaatttatatcaatgattcACTGGAGATTTTGGTACAGTTAATACAACTTTCAAATTCATAGATTATATCAGACTAGGAGgataagcatatactgtagcagcagcaaatgcaatttaaaaagatttagatcACGTTCAAGTCTGGTTAAACACCTGCTCTGTCTTGGAGCCAGTCATAAGTGTCAAAAACGGAAAGGAGGTGGCCTGtgctctttttcacatcatgcAAAGCACAGGAAGGGCCAGGGTAGATGTTCTTTAGACAAGTGTAGAATATTGCTTTTGGGcagcaaaaaacaaatgaaacataCAAAATGGGAACAGCTGAGATAGTAGAGGTTAAGAACAGTATGTCTTCGGTTTTTATGTTGAACGTCATTTATGTCTCCCAAACAATGTGGGGAACATGTTccgttaaaaatatatatataaaattatattttatcatataataaattatatattattttattatataatattattatatcatattttgatataatattttatatatattatatatttaactgGATATCCAAGGCATCAGTTTTCTGTTACTCATTGAATGCCATCAGTGAGTTTCCAATCAGGCAGTGGCGGATCTTGAAAAGTGCTCCTGTTTATATTTTAGATAACCCATGAAGTAAGAGGAGACAGAGTGTCGAGCAAGGAACGGCGCTTAAATTTCAGCAATCTAATTCAAAAGAATGGGCACCAAGCTAGGATGGAGGATGCAACAGCAGTGTGAAAGATTTAGCAAATTTCAAGGAATGCAAAATGTGAACAGATTATTATGAGgctatacatatttttaattgaacatttgtcatattgtaatataaaataatttgcgAAAATGGGATGTTCATCATTCTAATTACTTTGTGTAACTTTAATTAGCACAACACACTTATTAACTTGTTACCATAAAATAATAAGCAATAGCTGAGTCAATATCCCTAAATAACAGTGTATATAGTCTCTAACCAACAGGGAttcctttttatgtttttaactataggaaatattttaatattttattcacacAGACCTGTAAACAGGAACATCTCTCATTGTAAGACAATGTAAGTAAatctctacagtatgtttacagcTGTGGTTACTCACTGAATGCTGAATGTACTGCTAATGCTACCTTTGTGTACATCTGAATAGCATTTTGCATCCCTGAGGATCTCATAACCCTTTAGATATGGGAAGggacccacctgaactaatgctGAGGTGCAGCCCTACTGGAGTGACACACAAGAGGCATTCTGTACCAGCATCCCtgctacacagcagatcaggggaAGGGGAaccacacctaaagaaggctccacggccaaaacgttgtgttttctttcttctcttttcagcatggaataaacctattacttgttcctttgcagcctacgcatgctgacaaacctacccacctgaactagatCAGGTGAAAGGCTGAGGAATTGTTTTGCCAGTTCAATTATTGGAGATCTTTAATGTGGCCAGAATGTGCGAGCCCAGAGAGGAATGTAGCCAAAATGCTGGGGTTAACCACTCTATCGTATGAACTATGCCACTGGACTAATGAGTACAGTAAGTAGTCAGGAACATGTAATGTCTCATTCAAAGAAGAAGCAAAAATTTAAGCAAAGTGTTAATACTCACCACATGTGAGGATTGGTCTGGAAATTCTCTTCCATAGGGAAGAGCACGTCCTGACTCCTGAACACCACTTACTGTGGCATTGTGGGATTTAACTGTTTGTCAGTGGTACAGTTCGGCACTGTAATCAAATACACAATGCAAACTCACTAAGGTGCATTGCAGTCCAGGGTGTTTGGAAATGCAGAAACTCACTTTGACAGTCGCATTTGTTTGCCATCCTTTCCTTGTTGAGCCTTGTTCGGCCAAACAGATCTGCTCTTTTTCATTTTCCCGACTTCTAAAATAATTCCAATGAATAAAGATTCTTGAATATCTCCTAGGAACACTTGTTTTAGGCCTACGCCTGTTTCTGAAATGACATTTGAGATCACTTCTACTGGAGTACCTAATCAGACTTGGCCAAACTGTTGTTGCTCTCTCATTCTTCCCCGCAGAGTATGGATGGAGATCGCTCTGCGACGATGGAATTCAGCCTCCCGGAACCTCCCACTTTCACGGCAGGAACCACATCATCCTTTTCGCGACCACTAGAAGTGGATCGTCCTTCACCGGGCAGCTGTTCAACCAGCACCCTGACATCTTCTACCTGTTCGAGCCGCTCTACCACGTTCAGCAGGCGTTCACCAACTCCAGCACGCGGCTTCGGAAAATCCTGGACCGCCGCGCCTTGCTGGGCGCGTACAGAGACCTGCTCCACAACCTCTACAACTGCGATTTCTACTTTTTGGAGAATTACATCAAACCGGAGCCCAGGGACCACGTCACGGGCTCATTCTTCAGGAGGAGTTCCAGCAGTGCCTTGTGCTCTCATCCAGTGTGTAAGGAACTCCCCGACACCGAAGAGCCGGATGAAATCTGGTGTTCTAAGAAGTGTCGGACGCTCAACCTCACCCTGGCTGCTAGAGCGTGCCAGAAAAGAGGGTCTATGGCTATTAAAACAGTTCGGATCCCCGAAATCAAGGACCTGAAGATCCTCTCGGAGGATCCAAGGCTGAACCTGAAGATTGTACACTTGGTGCGAGACCCTCGGGGAATCCTGGCGTCAAGGATGGTCGCTTTCATGGACCAGTTCCGCGCTTGGAAAATATGGAACGCCACTGGCAGGAGACCGCATTACATTGACCTCTCCCAGATCACCAGGACGTGCCAAGATCTGTCGGACTCAGCTGAGACTGGCTTTCAGAAACCCTCCTGGCTGAGAGGGAAGTACTTGCTGGTTAGGTATGAGGACTTGGCTAAAAATCCAGAAGAGAAAGCCAAAGAAATTTACAAGTTTATCGGCCTGGAGATGGATGAAAAAGTTCGCACTTGGATAATGCACAACACCAACAGAAGCGCAATCCCAGAAGGGAATTATAAATTTTCAACAACGAGAAATTCCAAAGCTACCGCTGAAAGCTGGAGATTAAATCTGGCTTTTGATATTGTTCAGACAGTCCAAACTGTTTGCAATAACACTTTATATCTGTTAGGGTACAAACCTGTGAATTCAGTGACTGACCTGAGAAATATGTCCAACAGTTTAGTTGAGCCAAGaaattttttgccatttttgtgatgatgGTGTTGTTTAAAAGATCATAATGTGGTATGTAAGGACTTTAACACAATATGGATTTTTGTATTTGCCTGATGGGTTTGTGTGATCATAAGACCTGATGAACTGTGtatttttctaataataattttatcacAGTACACTGAATATTGAAAAGTACTGTTGATTTTTCCAATATCAAACTAATTCTGAATGCTGTGCAACAGATCACTTACAGCAGTGCGAATCTCAGGTGACTGTAGacataaacaatataaaaaaatatttgtaagttTACATATCATAGGTTCTGCTGAGTCAACTGCCAGTATTATGTAGTTTCCAATAACCCAAAATCAAAatgagtatgtgtgtgtatatatctcACAAGAACATTTTATTATCTTGAGCTGAGGTGTTACACTAACATTTTGGGATTCTTAAATTTAAAGCTAATGTATAAATAAACCATACTTAACCATACACCATacattaaaaagcaaagaaagtgCAGTTTGCACCATTACTGgtaataatttaatgtattgTAGTGTCAGACAGTAGCTATAATAATCTGTGCAAATTAGAACTGAAATATCCAGTatgaaaatattataataaaataatgcaaGAAAGTCAGAAGAGATTGAAAAAATCTACACAGAgtgcattaaaagcatacccaGACATTAAGAAATACAGGCACTGAACTTCCTGTCATTCAGTGCACAAATAAAAAGGATTGTGTTAATAATACTTGCTGCTATAATTGCCTTTCTGtcgtaaatgtacagtagatgcctGCTAAAGAAAAAGGGATGCAGCAAAAAAAATGGTCTTTTAGTTTTTTGGGGAACTTTTTGACTCGGCAAAATACATGCTGAGGCCCGTCATATTCTAATGAGCAGCCTTGACATACGAGACGCATAAtgtgtacaatatactgtatgacacaaCTCCATACAAGGTCATTGATTTAAAAGGGCAGTGCCTACCTGGAAGAAGCTGGCCACCCATGTTAATAACAGTGATTCCTTCAGATCTTACGTGAAACAGCTCAACGGGATCTTCTGCTCAATATGTTCCCAGCAACCTAATGGGCAGGATGGAGCAAATCACCGTTTTGTGTTCTTCGGTCTGACGCCTGGAAATAAACACCCACATAGCAGTAGGGTGGTCTTGTGGACTAAGCAGGACCTGCTCCAGAGGGTGTTCAGTCTACCTGGAGTGCTGACATATtataggaaataataataataaaacacttttatgGATTAGGGTGCTCTTCTGAATACGGCAGGTCTTTCTCCATATAGTTATacgtgtgtactgtataaatacgaggttatatactgtatactgtagtctTCTTGGGATGTTTTAATTGTTATGTATTTGTGTTCCTTTTAATTTAGCATCTCTTTTTAAAACGAAATGTAAAACTGGAGATCAGGGGCTGTGAACCCCTGTAGCTGTACACACCAGTGTTTTCCCTTTATTTTCCAGACTCAGCATGCTTCCCGGGAGGCCATTTCTGCCATGAGAGCGATGGTGCTTGTCCTGTTCCTGCTCTGGAACGGTTGTGCTCATGTTTCCCATACCGGTGTGCCCATTCATCTGACACCCCTGTCCACGGTGTGTGCTTGCCTTTATTCACTGTTGCAAATATACACAAAAAAATTTTGAAGAGCTTACTTTCTCCTagcgagaacaggaggcactttttcaTGCAAAGGGTTGTGAGAGTCTTTAATGAGGTACCAAGCCATGCTGTTAAACCTGATGCcctgaattattttaagaagTAGTTGGATAAGATCTTGGGATTAGTGTCTTAACAgaaaccaaacaagctagatgggtTGAAGGGCCTTCTGTTTTCTGGAACCCCTCTGTATTTTTGTAACTTTACTAGCCTGTATGAATGTGTATAATCTGAATGGAATAGTGTTGGTGGCTTGGCTCATGTATAGGTTAAGAAATCACCCTTTTCACTTGTTGGCTGTTGTTTAGTAAAGGAGTTGGGATCTGTGCTGTTGAAGGTCCTGTCTTTTGAATCAGACAGTTGAATTTGTCTAAGAGATGgaaagatatggttttaaaaagaaacactttgcattttgtattttttttcaggtcCTTGATAGTGTCTCATTTAataatgttcacataatgtatcatacttttcattttttcaaaaatggAGAGTCTTTCTTCACACTTATGCTATGTGATCACAAATcacattattgttatttatgagtttatctactgtatgtagttaaTTTATCTATGTAGACCCTAAAATGAGATATATCATTAAATGTAAGTATGCTATGCTCATACACCTTATTTTTAGTCTACATgtaatctatatacagtacaaccttGCATGAATTACCttctaaatatatattgtaaagcatttaCCTAAACATCCTTAACTTGCAAAGTACAATAGCCAAGAGTATAACATTCAAACATCCAAAAATCAGAAATGCTTGTTTATTCAATCTTGTTTTATGTCTGCTTTAAAATATATCACTTTATTTATGTCCTAAATATTACATGCTTACATAATAGAAAAACCATCATAACAAATATTTGTGGAGAAGTTGGTAGGGTTCTAGCTGGATGGTTATGggctcaaatcccaggtgagacacagTTGTTGTTCCCTTGAGTGACGTGCTTCCCTCCAACTGCTCCAGTGAAATACCCAGCTATGTAAATGGGTATTTACATATAACTGTAAGGTGCTTTGGATGAAAGCATCAGCCAGATTCATTGCGTGAAGGCACTGCCTGTCCATGTGATTTTCTGGAGTCTGattcaatgaaatattttttaacctttctcACTCGGATGATAAGAAGTGAGCAGGGTATCTGTAACTGATGCCCAAAGGGATTGTGTTTTTCCCAAGTACCTTTACCAGACAGCTGCTCCCTGTTCTGTAGCTGCATTACTTGCTCCCTGATCAAATCAGTCGTATGGAATTTTGACTCACTAATATGAGTAGCCTTGCCCATCTGGCAATATGTATGGTATTAATGGAGAATGGGGAGCAGGCAGAAGGGAGAGATCTCAATCCAATGAGATGTGTGTTCACTGTATGAAATAACCTAGGCATGTCTAGAAAACAGTGATTATATACCTCTGAAATGTCACTGCATTCCCCATACTCTGaatctttaaccatattttcaatgtgaaaatATGATGGACGTGCAAAACAGATTTAAGAAGAGTAACTTATGCATACTTAATAGACATTGGGGAATTGTATTCTCAAAATGATCAAAAAGTGTCCATTTGTTTTACCATttagtttacagtatattttttgtgATAGATTGCCAGATTAAATTTACAGCTACACTGAAGGAAAGTCAGTCAGAAAAGGTTTGTCTCACCTGATATTGAATGACAGGATCAAAGCTGGTTCCTTGTCAGTTCATGACTTCATCTTTCACAGAAATTGGCTTCAGCTGTTTATTTGATCTCTGACTGAATAAGGAAGCCAGAACGATTGCAGATTCCATTTTCCCAGATAACAATCTGAATGTTAAGAcactcattttatttatttatatttttgcttatttactttatattttatttgggggaaaatgaaatattgctttaaaagaaGAGTCTGGGACAAAAAATAATCCACAGTCTGTAACCCTGAAGATGTTCTTCAGTGGGAAAATGCAAATAGATGTTCCACCACTTCagtgaagaaaataaagaatgttGGCATCGCTATGCCACTTCAGAAGCTTTCAGATTTCTGCCAGGGGAGCCTGAGTCTTCCACAAAAGGGAGAGGCACTCATTCCAAGTCAATGGAACAAGCTTGTGTCAGGACCCAAAGGCAACAATATGACAGAAGAAAATCTAATGACAAGTCTTTTAGCTTGTTTTTCCAATGCCTGTTGTCATTGCGCTGGATCAGAATAAAACATCTGGATGAACACTTAAATAACACTGTTTTAAGCCTGGTTTCTACTACAGCATATAGCGCAAGACACAACCACATGATGAAAGTAAATGGACTGAAAGAGAGgctgtataattaaaaatgcaaaatgtgttCTGTGGTGTCACCAGGGAAAAAGCAGGTGTAAAAGGGAtgttactcacaccacactggtCTTCTCCGCTACTTTGTCCATTTGTATTCCGATTCCAATCCGTAATCCATTTCCTGTATCCTTAAACAATCCAAATTCCAAAGTCCGTATGTCCACACAAATCCGTGCCCTATCCAAATCGCAACCCACAAACTGTAGTCCATAATCCGTAAACCGTAGTCCGTTAGTCCTTATCCACAATCGtaatcctcctcttcctccaaaAACCATTCACCTTGTCAGCTTCCACGCTGGCTCACCGCTTCTGgggcatttatattttgtttcctgatgtagctcacctgtgtctcattgtATCGCTGAATAGACTTTCTCCAACAACAGGTCAGCTTATTCTCCTTGGCGGCCATCTTGCTCAGGTCTATATTAAGtatattaagtgtttttttccgGAAATACTGGTTatgaatgacccttcccctggtaATCTTACATTCCCTCCCCCTGAGATCAGCCCCGTCCTCAGGCAGTCTAGATAAAAATAAGCAGTGCATTCAGGAGAgggcatctacagtacattccctTGTTTCCTTGCGGGTCTATATACTGTTCGGAATTGAAACCTTTGAAGACAAAGACTCCATCCCGTAATTCGATTATTTTTGTCCATATTTTGTAGGTTATGATGCATCATCTGTATACAATATAAACTGTCTTCCTAATAAATAATACCTTAAATAGTCAAGGGCCCATTTTATTGCTAGACATTCTTTTTCTATCGTAGAATAGTGTTTTTCTGCGGGATTTAACTTACGACTAATACATACAACAGGATGCTCCAGACCATCAATTTCTTGTGTGAGTATGGCTCCAATTCCAGTGTCAGAAGCATCAGTTTGTACCATGAAAGGTTTATTTAAGTTCGGTACCTATAAGACTGGTTGAGAAGAGAGAGTTGTTTTTAAGACTTGAAAGGCCCTCTCTTCCAATtcggtccattttattttttcaggacaactTGTCTTTGTTAAATCATGTAGAGGGGCGGCAATGGAAGCAAACCCTGGAATGAAACGGCGATAACTCGCAAGTCCCAAAAATGTTCGTATTTGCCTCTTCGCAGAAGGTTTGGGACGGTTTTTAATTAACTGCACCTTCCAGTCTTGTGGCATGATCAATCCTCTCCCAATCGTATAACCAAGATAATTGGCTTCCCGGGCCCCTAAACAACATTTCTTTGGATTGGCTGTTAATCCTGCTTCTCACAGAGCTCCAGTCACTGCTTCCAGGTGTTGTAGATGTTGTTCCTATTTCGTGCTATGAATTACGACGTCATCCAAGTAGGCAGCCGCAAAACGTAATAGACGATTAGGTCTCAATATTCGGTCCATTAACCATTGAAACGTAGCTGGAGCACCATGTAAACCAAATGGTAGGACCCGATACTGGTACAGCCTCTCAGGTATGGCAAAAGTGGTCTTGGCTTTATCTTCTTCAGCCAGCGGCACTTGCCAATATCCTTTCGTAAGATCAAGTGTACTGATATATTGGGCGTTACCTAATAGCTCGATTAGTTCTTCTATACGGGGCATAGGGTATGCATCAAACAGCGAGATTTCATTTCAACTTTTTGAAATTGTTACAAAACCGAATAGTTCCATCTGGCTTTGGTATCAAAACTATCGGGCTATTCTCATATCTAGCATTTTGCccaatgttttaattaattttcttttggcTTCCGGTATTCGACAGGGGGGTAGTCTTACCCTCTTCCCTGGTTCTGTGATAATCTTATGTCGTATAAGAAGTGTTTGACCAGGTGTCcgggaaaaaacatctttgttttcCCTAGGAATTCTTGTAATTCCTGCTTCTGAGCTGGAGCCAGGTATCCCATGGCTACAGCACCTGTTTCTTCTTCCATAGGGTCAGGGGAGAAGTGGGAGAGCAGGACTTCTGTACCATGCCATTTCTTCAATAAATTTACATGGTAGATTTGATGCTGCCGTCTTTTGTCATGTTGCTTGACCTTGTAGTTAACCGGACCCACTTTTTCCACCACCTCATTCTGGGGTTGGAACTAAGACCAATACTTTGTCCCCAGGCTGAAATTCTCTCACAATAGCTCCCCTATTATACATCTGTTTTTGTTGAGCCTGGGCTTTCTCCAGGTTTTCCTTCACAATGGGAACAATAATGTTTATTCTTTCTCTCATCTGCTCCATGTGTTCAATGATGCTCCCAAGATTCTTTGGCCAAGTCTAATAGGCCCCGTGGTTTCTGAGAGTATAGGAATTAAAATGGGGAAAATCCGTTCAAGGCCCAAGGTACTTCTCGAACGGCGAACATGAGATACGGGAGCAGCTGATTCCAATTTTTACCATCCTTTTGCATGGCCTTCCTCAGCATGCTTTTCAGGGTCTTATTAAAACGTTCGACTAGCCCGTCGGTTTGAGGGTGATAGACCAAGGTTCAGATCTGATGTATACCCAATAGCTTACATAAGTCTCGCATTACTTTTGACATAAAAAGAGTTCCTTGGTTGGTTAAGATCTCTTTAGGAATTCCCACCCTAGCGAAAAGTTCTTCTCCGTTACTTTGTCCATTTGTTTTCCGATTCCAATCCGTAATCCGTTTCCTGTATCGATTAAACAATCCAAATTCCAAAGTCCATATGTCCACACAAATCCGCACCGTATCCAAGTCGCAACCTACAAACCGTAGTCCGTTATTCCTTAATCCTTTTAACCACAATCCTAATCACCCTCTTCCTCCAAAATGCATTTACCTTGTCAGCTTCCGTGCTGGCTCACCGCTTCTGGGgcatttatgttttgtttcctgatgTAGCTCACCTGTGTCTCGTATCGCTGAATATGCTTTCTCCAACAACGGGTCAGCTGATTCTCCTTAGCGGCCATCTTGCTCAGGTCTatattaagtactgtatattaagtgtTTCGTTCCGGAAATACTGGTTatgaatgacccttcccctggtcatcttacaGTTCAAGCGCAGTAAGGTTTGCTACTTCTTTTTTATGTTGACGTGCCAGTATTTGTCTTGATTTTATACTGTCTAAAAAAATGAtctataaaatatttgtatattcaatattttgttaataaacattatttacaGTAGACCAAATGTGATCTAGTGTGTTATTAATTAACTGGCACAATTCCATAAGCAAATCAACTTCGTCTTATAAAGATGGTAGGGTAAACAGTATGCTCTTTAATATGGCTCAGATCTTTCTGTGTATACAGTTGCTGCTTTGTGGATAACATAGGCAATCATTCCTTGGggattcaattttaaaattaatctggAATTTTGTCCACTTCACCCCAGACTGTTTCCAAAAGGTACATAATTAACCTCTTATTCCACCTCATTCCCTGTTGTCAAcgtttgtggggaaaaaagtttTCAATCTGTTTCTGAGTAACTGCAGTGAGGGCCAGTTTATTGTTTCAAAAGAGCTTGCTTGCATTTGTGTCTTTTGATTGATTGATGAGTTTACATGAGAAATCTGCCTGTGATGGCAGGTTTATTTTTCTCAGCGATTCTAGTtgagtttttttattcttttcaatcCACTCACTTCAGTCTGTATTCACTTTCATTCTAACTTGGAACCAAACCagagaacaaaataaatcagATTTCTGTTTGACGGCTTTGGGATAGTCACACATGAATAATGTTGTTTTAGTTCCTCCGGTAGTCTAGAAAATAACTGGCAATTGTATTTTACCAATTTATCATTGTAAAAAACTAAGTTTATGACTTGATAGTACTAGAATTACTATTGTAACAAccttgttgttgaagccaaaacCCTGCCTACCTCCAATAAATGGCCTGATGAGATTCTTTCCATCAATTACTGTACTATTACAGTAATACAATTCTCTTAGTTACTAACTATCAAGCCAAaccaaatggccttctctcatttgtaaccagaGTTCAAAGGAAGAGTCCAGCTAACTGCCTTTGCAAGTGATTGcattaacatcactttattaatcctatacaatttcttgcattaggaatttgtcttttcacataccccagcttgctctccatgagacacacagacagggagagagcctggggtcagagcacagggtcagctattgtatagtgcccctggagcagttggggttaaggtccttgctcaggggcccaacagagtaggattcctctgccagctgcaggatttgaaccagcaaccttccagccacaggcaaagatccttagccacagagccatcgcTCC is part of the Lepisosteus oculatus isolate fLepOcu1 chromosome 7, fLepOcu1.hap2, whole genome shotgun sequence genome and encodes:
- the LOC102698485 gene encoding carbohydrate sulfotransferase 1 encodes the protein MECSWKTVVLLVCASLGIQYTAIRSLRASLPSPCPGGDLCPHRDLKEYGWRSLCDDGIQPPGTSHFHGRNHIILFATTRSGSSFTGQLFNQHPDIFYLFEPLYHVQQAFTNSSTRLRKILDRRALLGAYRDLLHNLYNCDFYFLENYIKPEPRDHVTGSFFRRSSSSALCSHPVCKELPDTEEPDEIWCSKKCRTLNLTLAARACQKRGSMAIKTVRIPEIKDLKILSEDPRLNLKIVHLVRDPRGILASRMVAFMDQFRAWKIWNATGRRPHYIDLSQITRTCQDLSDSAETGFQKPSWLRGKYLLVRYEDLAKNPEEKAKEIYKFIGLEMDEKVRTWIMHNTNRSAIPEGNYKFSTTRNSKATAESWRLNLAFDIVQTVQTVCNNTLYLLGYKPVNSVTDLRNMSNSLVEPRNFLPFL